A genomic region of Alicyclobacillus sp. SO9 contains the following coding sequences:
- a CDS encoding chloride channel protein produces MNEVGQDQAAFFSAQVTAEKRKWYQPRLGFHAWLKKFLPEPIILLLYALLVGIIGGFGAVGFRRLIALFKSLFFTDVKGAFAPLGHFDVFLLPVIGLFIVSFMVQYLAPEAKGHGVPEVMAAIAEEGSIIRPRVVVIKAVSSALCIGSGGSVGREGPIVQIGSAFGSSLGAYLGLPERYLRLLVGCGAGAGIAATFNAPIGGVMFATEVILNSFTLQNFTAVVISCVAAAGIGRIFFGNHATLTATVPVSSPHFSYYFIYILVGLLAGLWGFVYIRVLYKIEDWFNAIPWPFWSKAILGGVIVGGIGVAFPQVFGVGYTWVNAAISNHIGLTMMFVLLILKLLVTSVTIGAGGSGGVFSPGLYQGSMLGGVIGLLVVQIFPHSGLNPGMLAAIAMAGVFAGSAHAPVTSIIMLFEMTGDYKIILPIMIVSVLAATVTTTMSKETIYTLKLVRRGLDFYRLRQPDRMKAITVGDALATEHLALDANLTVRQAWKRFAETNAWFAHVRDEKGVVMGSVARAQVLETMNQTDGQDTIKMEELLPKTIHRIDEQATLAEALDKMHTLDVTYLLVVRKQNPIGVIGSSDIIHAYKEE; encoded by the coding sequence GTGAATGAAGTAGGACAAGACCAAGCAGCATTCTTTTCAGCACAAGTAACCGCTGAAAAGAGGAAGTGGTATCAACCGCGTCTAGGCTTCCATGCATGGTTGAAGAAATTTCTGCCCGAGCCTATTATTTTGTTGTTATATGCACTTCTTGTCGGTATTATTGGCGGCTTTGGCGCAGTCGGATTTCGTCGTTTAATTGCGCTGTTCAAATCGCTTTTCTTTACAGATGTAAAAGGTGCATTTGCGCCTTTAGGACACTTCGACGTGTTTTTATTACCTGTAATCGGGCTGTTTATTGTCAGTTTTATGGTGCAGTACTTGGCGCCTGAGGCCAAAGGACACGGTGTGCCGGAGGTCATGGCGGCAATTGCTGAAGAAGGAAGTATTATTCGTCCGCGTGTAGTTGTCATAAAAGCTGTATCTTCCGCACTTTGTATCGGATCTGGTGGTTCAGTCGGTCGTGAAGGCCCGATTGTTCAAATCGGATCCGCTTTTGGTTCATCCCTTGGAGCTTATCTGGGGTTGCCTGAACGCTACCTGCGTTTGCTCGTCGGGTGTGGCGCTGGGGCTGGTATTGCGGCCACGTTTAATGCACCAATCGGCGGAGTGATGTTTGCCACAGAGGTTATTCTCAACAGCTTCACACTTCAGAATTTTACCGCTGTGGTGATTTCCTGTGTAGCGGCTGCAGGAATTGGACGTATTTTCTTTGGAAATCATGCTACATTGACTGCAACCGTTCCGGTTTCATCGCCCCATTTTTCTTACTACTTCATCTACATTCTGGTTGGTTTGCTTGCTGGACTGTGGGGCTTCGTATACATTCGGGTTCTCTATAAAATCGAGGACTGGTTCAATGCGATTCCGTGGCCCTTTTGGAGTAAGGCAATTCTTGGCGGCGTCATTGTGGGCGGTATTGGCGTGGCATTTCCGCAGGTGTTCGGCGTTGGCTATACTTGGGTCAATGCTGCCATTTCCAATCACATTGGGCTGACTATGATGTTTGTACTGCTGATTCTCAAACTATTGGTGACATCTGTAACCATCGGGGCCGGCGGCTCAGGCGGAGTTTTCTCACCTGGACTGTACCAAGGCTCGATGCTTGGCGGCGTGATTGGTCTGCTCGTCGTGCAGATTTTTCCGCACAGCGGTCTTAATCCAGGCATGTTAGCTGCCATTGCGATGGCTGGCGTATTTGCAGGCAGTGCTCACGCACCGGTCACCTCCATTATTATGTTGTTTGAAATGACAGGTGACTACAAAATCATTCTTCCAATTATGATTGTGTCTGTCCTGGCTGCGACGGTCACAACGACCATGTCCAAGGAAACAATTTACACTCTAAAACTGGTTCGTCGAGGCCTTGACTTCTATCGCCTGCGACAACCTGATAGAATGAAGGCAATCACCGTTGGAGACGCTTTGGCGACAGAGCATTTAGCCCTTGATGCGAATTTGACTGTCCGTCAGGCGTGGAAACGGTTTGCGGAAACCAACGCGTGGTTTGCCCATGTACGCGACGAAAAAGGTGTCGTAATGGGGTCTGTTGCCCGTGCACAAGTGCTTGAAACCATGAACCAGACAGATGGTCAGGATACCATTAAAATGGAAGAGCTTTTGCCAAAGACGATTCATCGCATCGATGAGCAGGCCACTCTCGCAGAGGCGTTGGATAAAATGCACACCTTGGATGTGACCTACTTGCTGGTTGTCCGCAAACAAAATCCAATCGGCGTGATAGGCAGCTCAGATATCATTCACGCTTATAAGGAAGAATAG
- a CDS encoding 5'-3' exonuclease H3TH domain-containing protein has translation MNQLLLIDGSSMLVRAFFATSFGKTLRTTSSGVYTNAVFGFLNMTLAALEQFNPTHLLVAWDVSRDTFRRELYPDYKGTRGELPIEMLQQFDTTQNLLDSVGIHQCSNRRYEADDLLGTAARLGSSAEMKVNVLTGDRDALQLVSESVSVCIMRKGISEMDVYTPAYLQSTWGLTAEQIPDLKALMGDSSDNIPGVPGVGEKTAKKLLAQFSTLEQLYDNVHQVSGKLRQKLVDNRDLAFLSKELATIVCDAPMESSALDWRVQLNLDDVTTAFTELELHRSLGRWKEFIGATS, from the coding sequence ATGAATCAGTTATTACTTATTGACGGGAGTTCCATGCTGGTACGTGCCTTTTTTGCCACCAGCTTTGGTAAGACGCTGCGAACAACCAGCAGTGGAGTTTATACAAACGCTGTATTTGGCTTCCTCAATATGACCCTTGCAGCATTAGAACAATTTAATCCCACACATCTGCTGGTTGCCTGGGATGTTTCCAGGGATACATTTCGGCGTGAACTCTACCCTGATTACAAGGGTACAAGAGGAGAACTGCCCATTGAAATGCTGCAGCAATTTGACACGACACAGAACTTGCTCGATTCGGTAGGGATTCATCAGTGTTCCAACAGGCGCTATGAAGCGGATGACTTACTTGGAACCGCTGCAAGGCTTGGCAGTTCAGCAGAGATGAAAGTGAATGTTTTGACGGGAGACCGCGATGCATTGCAACTGGTTTCAGAATCAGTTTCTGTTTGTATTATGCGCAAGGGGATTTCCGAAATGGATGTCTATACCCCGGCATACCTGCAGTCCACTTGGGGACTTACAGCAGAGCAAATTCCAGACCTGAAAGCGTTAATGGGTGACAGCAGCGACAACATTCCTGGTGTACCCGGTGTTGGAGAAAAAACGGCGAAGAAGCTCCTTGCACAGTTTTCAACGCTGGAACAATTGTATGACAATGTGCACCAAGTGTCAGGAAAGCTGCGGCAGAAACTTGTTGACAATCGAGACTTGGCGTTTTTAAGCAAGGAACTAGCAACCATTGTTTGTGATGCACCCATGGAAAGCAGTGCATTGGATTGGCGTGTCCAGCTCAATTTGGATGACGTGACAACGGCGTTTACGGAATTGGAACTGCACCGATCACTCGGACGATGGAAAGAATTTATTGGCGCAACCAGTTAA
- a CDS encoding phage holin: MDMHVFDPVISQVLTNLIQLAAMLVFAGLATLWKTVRHYLKAHLSAKQIQVLQFLGQEAYSLIESQYKTLGGAAKLDKALLYVEEQAKIHKIPFQADAARAAIEQGWMTMEGQYKKRVSN; this comes from the coding sequence ATGGACATGCATGTATTCGATCCCGTTATTTCACAAGTCCTCACAAATCTCATTCAACTTGCAGCCATGTTGGTATTTGCAGGTCTCGCAACCCTGTGGAAAACAGTCCGGCATTATTTAAAGGCCCATCTCAGTGCCAAACAAATTCAAGTGCTTCAGTTCCTTGGTCAGGAAGCATACTCATTAATCGAATCGCAATACAAAACTCTAGGTGGGGCTGCCAAACTAGATAAGGCACTCCTGTATGTAGAGGAACAGGCGAAAATTCACAAAATACCGTTTCAGGCTGATGCGGCACGGGCTGCAATTGAACAAGGGTGGATGACAATGGAGGGTCAATATAAGAAACGGGTATCTAATTAG
- a CDS encoding MFS transporter, producing MIKRFPPAVWATTFATLIAFMGIGVVDPILSQIGKAMGANSFQVEWLFTSYIAVMALSMLISGVLGTIFGGRRVLLIGLGLVVIFATASGLSPNLVVLATVRAGWGLGNAFFTSTALSIIVGASSASMSEAITLYEAALGLGIASGPLLGGFLGSFWWRYPFFGTATLMAIAFILTFTLVRDPENKEPPRGPQDIFIAMRHPAVLTNALIGLAYSFAFFTILAYSPFTLKNISSMSLGFTYFAWGILVGISSVFVVNWLRPLLGTIRLLVLNLVGLVAVFAVAGFVHGSSLLLVIVISGFFCGIANALFTTLAMEVSPYSRSISSGAYNFVRWAGAALAPVISGFIGDKFGAQVPFFVSGAILLIGMLALVIRSSTMETALAATGHAHGE from the coding sequence ATGATCAAACGTTTTCCGCCTGCAGTCTGGGCGACCACTTTTGCTACATTGATTGCATTTATGGGGATTGGTGTTGTCGATCCGATTTTATCCCAAATCGGCAAAGCCATGGGAGCCAACAGTTTTCAGGTGGAGTGGCTGTTTACCAGTTACATTGCCGTGATGGCGTTGTCCATGCTGATATCTGGGGTGCTTGGAACAATTTTTGGCGGACGCCGTGTGCTTTTGATTGGATTGGGCTTGGTCGTTATCTTTGCGACAGCCAGCGGACTTTCTCCAAACCTTGTTGTTTTGGCCACAGTACGGGCTGGGTGGGGATTAGGCAATGCATTTTTTACCTCGACGGCTTTGTCTATCATCGTTGGCGCTTCCAGTGCGAGTATGTCGGAAGCGATTACGCTGTATGAAGCGGCACTTGGGCTTGGCATCGCATCGGGCCCGCTTCTCGGAGGTTTCCTTGGCAGCTTCTGGTGGCGTTATCCCTTTTTTGGCACGGCCACTTTGATGGCCATCGCTTTTATTCTGACGTTTACGCTTGTGAGGGATCCCGAAAATAAAGAGCCGCCGCGAGGTCCCCAAGACATTTTTATTGCCATGCGGCATCCTGCGGTGCTGACCAACGCGTTAATTGGGCTGGCGTATAGCTTTGCCTTCTTTACGATTCTCGCGTATTCTCCATTTACGCTAAAGAATATAAGCAGCATGTCTCTTGGCTTTACCTACTTTGCATGGGGCATTCTGGTTGGCATATCGTCTGTGTTTGTGGTGAATTGGCTGCGGCCTTTGCTGGGCACAATTCGACTCCTGGTCTTGAATTTGGTTGGTTTGGTTGCGGTGTTCGCTGTGGCCGGTTTTGTCCACGGCAGTTCGTTGCTGCTTGTAATTGTGATATCCGGATTCTTCTGCGGCATCGCAAACGCTTTGTTCACTACTCTGGCCATGGAGGTATCTCCGTACTCCAGGTCGATATCGTCAGGCGCCTACAACTTTGTACGCTGGGCTGGCGCCGCTTTGGCACCTGTCATTTCCGGATTTATAGGTGACAAGTTTGGAGCGCAAGTCCCCTTCTTTGTCAGCGGAGCGATCCTCTTAATCGGGATGCTGGCACTGGTGATTCGGTCGAGTACCATGGAAACAGCATTGGCGGCCACAGGGCACGCCCATGGAGAGTAG
- the asnB gene encoding asparagine synthase (glutamine-hydrolyzing): MCGIAGWVDWERDLTQEKETVAAMGETLACRGPDADGAWFSTRAAFAHRRLTVVDPVGGAQPMVRTHGDRTYSITYNGELYNTEDIRSKLALLGYQFESYSDTEVLLISYIEWGSECVHQLNGIFAFAIWDEKNDSLFMARDRLGVKPLFYSQTGTGVLFGSELKAILANPQIEPVIDEEGLAEIFCVGPARTPGHGVFKGIDELRPGHRMTVTKSTTKIDQYWSLKAEEHTDNLETTVEKVKELFLDTVSRQLVSDVPVCTFLSGGLDSSAVSAVAAEAFEEQGMGRLHTYSIDFDGMEQNFEANAFQTGLDAPWARKVSNHIDSMHHPVVFSMKDQLEHLMTPIKARDLPGMYDIDSSLYLFCKEIKKDATVALSGEAADEVFGGYPWFHRQESLDADTFPWALKLQERVNVLSPDIQDKIKPYEYVQKRYQEALAEVPRLEGESEREARIREISYLSITRFLATLLDRKDRMSMATGLEVRVPFCDHRLVQYVFNIPWEYKACDNQVKGVFRRAMKAYLPKDVLGRKKSPYPSDPNPEYLQAVRSRLEEILADDKAPIRPLLDEGAVKEWISSSYDKSEHRPWFGQIAGTAQMFHYLIQVNQWLKDYKVRIEFSRKTALQEN; this comes from the coding sequence ATGTGTGGAATCGCAGGATGGGTTGACTGGGAACGAGATTTGACGCAGGAGAAAGAGACCGTTGCAGCCATGGGAGAAACGTTAGCCTGCAGAGGACCAGATGCTGACGGCGCCTGGTTTTCAACGCGAGCCGCTTTCGCCCACCGTCGTCTGACTGTTGTCGATCCCGTTGGCGGCGCGCAGCCTATGGTAAGAACCCACGGTGACCGAACCTATTCGATTACCTACAATGGAGAGTTATACAACACAGAGGACATTCGAAGTAAACTAGCTCTGCTCGGATATCAGTTTGAATCATATTCGGATACAGAAGTATTACTCATCTCCTACATTGAATGGGGCTCAGAATGTGTCCACCAACTCAATGGGATTTTCGCGTTTGCCATCTGGGACGAGAAAAACGATTCGCTGTTTATGGCACGTGACCGGCTTGGAGTCAAGCCTTTGTTTTACTCTCAAACTGGTACGGGAGTTTTATTTGGATCAGAGTTAAAGGCAATTTTGGCCAATCCGCAAATCGAACCCGTCATTGATGAAGAAGGCCTTGCAGAGATTTTTTGTGTGGGCCCTGCCAGAACCCCTGGTCACGGCGTCTTCAAAGGCATTGATGAACTGCGGCCCGGTCACCGTATGACCGTAACGAAAAGCACGACAAAGATTGATCAGTATTGGTCACTCAAAGCTGAAGAACACACAGACAATCTCGAGACGACTGTAGAAAAAGTCAAGGAACTCTTTCTCGACACCGTTTCGCGGCAACTGGTATCTGATGTCCCTGTATGTACCTTTCTATCAGGCGGTCTTGACTCCAGCGCTGTATCCGCGGTAGCAGCCGAAGCGTTTGAAGAGCAAGGTATGGGACGTTTGCACACGTACTCCATCGATTTTGACGGCATGGAGCAGAACTTTGAGGCAAACGCCTTTCAAACCGGCCTCGATGCACCGTGGGCCAGAAAAGTCTCGAATCACATTGACAGTATGCATCACCCGGTTGTCTTTAGTATGAAAGACCAACTGGAGCATTTAATGACACCCATAAAAGCCAGGGACCTGCCGGGCATGTACGACATCGATTCGTCGTTGTATCTATTCTGCAAGGAAATTAAGAAGGATGCCACTGTGGCTTTGTCCGGAGAAGCGGCTGACGAGGTCTTTGGCGGATACCCCTGGTTTCACCGCCAAGAATCCCTTGACGCTGACACCTTTCCGTGGGCACTCAAACTCCAGGAACGGGTAAACGTGTTATCACCTGATATCCAGGACAAAATCAAACCTTATGAATATGTCCAAAAACGCTATCAAGAAGCGCTTGCAGAAGTGCCGCGGCTAGAAGGAGAGTCAGAACGAGAAGCGCGTATCCGTGAAATCTCATACCTGAGTATTACGCGTTTTTTGGCAACACTTTTGGACCGAAAAGACCGAATGAGTATGGCTACCGGACTCGAAGTCCGTGTCCCCTTTTGCGATCATCGACTGGTTCAATACGTCTTCAACATCCCATGGGAGTACAAGGCTTGTGACAACCAAGTCAAGGGCGTGTTCAGGCGTGCAATGAAAGCCTATCTTCCCAAAGACGTCTTGGGACGAAAAAAGAGTCCATATCCGTCTGATCCCAACCCCGAGTACCTGCAAGCTGTTCGCAGTCGATTGGAAGAGATCCTGGCGGATGACAAAGCACCTATTCGACCCTTGCTGGATGAAGGGGCCGTTAAGGAATGGATTTCATCAAGCTACGACAAGTCTGAACACCGGCCATGGTTCGGACAAATCGCAGGAACGGCCCAGATGTTTCACTACCTTATTCAAGTCAATCAGTGGTTAAAGGATTACAAGGTTCGAATTGAATTCTCCAGGAAAACAGCACTGCAAGAGAACTGA
- a CDS encoding late competence development ComFB family protein — translation MVPITLEAPKVSLLEGGKMMVTNVVEQLVRNTLEENFLEDDKLFCSCELCQNDIVAFALNRLPPRYASSELGRAYIKSQYFTVQMQSDILREVTHAVEVVGQHPRHA, via the coding sequence ATGGTGCCTATAACACTCGAAGCGCCTAAAGTGTCACTTTTGGAAGGTGGAAAAATGATGGTGACAAATGTTGTAGAGCAGCTTGTTCGCAATACACTGGAGGAAAATTTCCTGGAAGACGACAAGCTCTTCTGTTCCTGTGAACTATGTCAAAACGATATTGTTGCCTTTGCCTTGAATCGGCTGCCCCCAAGGTATGCTTCGTCCGAATTGGGGCGAGCTTATATTAAGAGTCAGTATTTTACGGTGCAAATGCAGTCGGATATTCTTCGGGAAGTGACACACGCGGTTGAGGTTGTTGGACAGCATCCCCGTCATGCATGA
- a CDS encoding UPF0182 family protein: MKNNSFSSTRVKLPRGWKYILGIIVLVVIVNVAFNRFYEVRLHGALGYGSVYTKQMVFELLTRYIGAVIYAGLAMLAIRPLERMLPKAFAVLLRIPALFLGWVIGYGMWSLNPTTWYLFFMGKSFGKVDPLFHIDLSFYVYRLDPVLSILGRIAATFILFAAVRAFIFLIYIARHRIAISAENLTAETGRQGRFLLWSAAVLFALLTVIAVVLRYRLALVTGPGSFLFGPGFVTAKLTAPIFSWLHIAALALIAVTFAILALRPHSVFTVQDGFVSTSVRAWKRPLQAIGLLISVSILTGATGALVNGLYVHPNQNTVELPYIKRTIDATRWALGINNVKAKTFTPSDTLSAKEVKRDQNALENVRVNDQGQTTSIYNQLQSFKSYFDFPATSVDRYGGKEVYISAREMDVSKLPVQTWVNKTLVYTHGYGVAASPVNHFDVNGLPQMWAKNTPQATQSPIPKVTQPNIYFGLMNNNVIAPSKQPEFDYPVASADHTSHYKGGYGLPIRGNRLFLAVEEGSLKFYTSSQFTNKSQWLFDRNIYTRVKDIAPFLSYDNDAYPFIGADGHIKWMLDAYTESASIPYAQNKLQTAYIRNSVKVVMDAYTGKVTFYVVNKQDPIIRSLMAIYPHVFTTKIPAYVRAHFRYPKDLFQAQAQALTRYHMTNPAAFYNQEDLWSMANQIYNQNQTKPRPPVYQMIRMPDQNKPQFVLSALFTPANKDNLNGWLIADNEPGDYGTLSLYQFPQSKLIFGPMQAENQIDSDPVISSQLTLWNQQGSHVIRGDLLLIPVGNSILYVEPVYLVANRSNSLPQLERVIVEYNKHVYINHSLGAAVQDLLKGNSTKSQSGGSSGGTSGQQGAGGSSAGTGSTGAGSTGTGAVPGTISENAKKANQLFQQYRKDTASGNYQAAGKDLTQLGQLLSQMQNQTNSQGAATGGGSAKTGNSTGGSSNTTGGHSGNSTTNSSGK, encoded by the coding sequence ATGAAAAACAATTCATTTTCATCGACGAGGGTCAAGTTGCCTCGAGGGTGGAAATACATCCTTGGGATCATCGTGCTGGTCGTCATTGTCAATGTTGCCTTCAACCGGTTTTATGAAGTCCGCTTGCACGGCGCACTGGGTTACGGCAGCGTCTATACCAAACAAATGGTCTTTGAACTGTTGACAAGGTATATTGGCGCAGTCATTTATGCCGGGCTGGCCATGCTCGCTATCCGTCCGTTGGAGCGAATGCTGCCCAAGGCATTTGCGGTGCTGCTTCGGATCCCTGCACTGTTTCTTGGTTGGGTGATTGGCTATGGCATGTGGTCGCTGAATCCAACGACTTGGTATTTGTTTTTTATGGGCAAGTCCTTTGGCAAAGTGGACCCTTTGTTTCATATTGACTTGTCGTTTTACGTCTATCGTCTCGATCCGGTATTGAGTATTCTTGGGCGAATCGCAGCTACTTTTATTCTATTTGCTGCGGTTCGAGCCTTTATTTTCCTCATTTACATAGCCCGTCACAGGATAGCTATCTCCGCAGAAAACTTGACTGCTGAAACGGGGCGTCAAGGACGGTTCCTCTTGTGGTCTGCAGCAGTCCTGTTTGCGTTGCTGACGGTAATTGCAGTGGTCTTGCGCTACCGTCTGGCACTCGTGACAGGTCCTGGGTCGTTTCTATTTGGACCCGGATTTGTAACTGCAAAACTAACGGCCCCGATTTTCTCATGGCTTCATATCGCAGCCTTGGCACTCATTGCTGTTACGTTTGCTATCTTGGCTTTGCGGCCTCACTCTGTTTTTACCGTTCAGGACGGTTTTGTAAGTACATCTGTTCGCGCCTGGAAACGTCCGCTGCAAGCTATCGGCTTGTTAATTAGTGTCTCGATTCTAACTGGAGCCACAGGAGCACTTGTCAACGGACTGTATGTGCATCCGAATCAGAACACGGTTGAACTTCCGTACATCAAGCGCACGATTGACGCAACGCGCTGGGCCCTCGGTATCAACAACGTAAAGGCCAAGACTTTCACGCCGTCGGATACGTTGTCTGCCAAGGAAGTCAAACGAGATCAAAATGCGCTTGAAAATGTACGCGTCAACGACCAGGGACAGACGACATCCATATACAACCAATTGCAGAGCTTCAAGAGCTACTTCGATTTCCCGGCGACCAGTGTGGACAGGTACGGAGGAAAGGAAGTATACATTTCTGCACGGGAGATGGACGTTTCCAAATTGCCAGTTCAAACGTGGGTTAACAAGACGTTGGTCTATACCCACGGATACGGTGTTGCGGCGAGCCCTGTGAACCACTTTGACGTCAATGGATTGCCGCAGATGTGGGCCAAGAACACGCCCCAGGCAACGCAGAGTCCCATTCCGAAAGTCACACAGCCGAACATTTACTTTGGTTTGATGAACAACAACGTCATTGCTCCTTCAAAACAGCCGGAGTTTGATTACCCGGTGGCCTCGGCTGACCACACGTCACACTATAAGGGCGGATATGGACTGCCCATCCGGGGGAACAGACTGTTTCTGGCAGTAGAAGAGGGATCATTAAAGTTTTACACCAGCAGTCAGTTTACAAACAAGTCCCAGTGGCTCTTTGACAGGAACATTTACACGCGAGTCAAGGACATTGCACCCTTTTTGTCCTATGACAACGATGCGTATCCATTTATTGGAGCCGATGGTCACATCAAGTGGATGCTTGACGCCTACACAGAGTCGGCAAGTATTCCGTACGCACAAAACAAGCTGCAGACGGCGTATATTCGAAATTCCGTAAAAGTCGTGATGGATGCGTATACGGGCAAGGTCACATTTTATGTGGTCAACAAACAAGACCCGATTATTCGAAGCCTCATGGCCATCTATCCGCATGTGTTTACAACCAAGATACCTGCCTACGTGCGAGCGCACTTCCGCTATCCAAAGGACTTGTTCCAAGCTCAGGCACAGGCATTGACACGCTATCATATGACGAACCCTGCAGCCTTTTACAATCAAGAGGACCTGTGGTCGATGGCAAACCAGATCTACAACCAGAACCAGACGAAGCCAAGACCGCCAGTGTATCAGATGATTCGAATGCCAGACCAGAATAAACCCCAGTTTGTACTGAGCGCCTTGTTCACACCTGCCAACAAGGATAACCTCAACGGTTGGCTGATTGCGGATAACGAGCCGGGTGATTATGGGACGCTGAGTTTGTACCAGTTCCCCCAGTCAAAACTGATATTCGGTCCCATGCAGGCCGAGAACCAAATCGATTCTGATCCAGTCATCTCATCGCAACTAACGCTGTGGAATCAGCAGGGTTCCCATGTCATCCGAGGAGACCTGCTTTTGATTCCTGTCGGAAACTCCATTCTGTATGTGGAGCCAGTCTACCTCGTGGCAAACCGAAGCAACTCCTTGCCTCAGCTTGAACGCGTCATCGTCGAGTACAACAAGCACGTGTACATCAATCACTCACTAGGTGCGGCTGTTCAGGACTTGCTGAAGGGGAACTCCACGAAGTCTCAAAGTGGCGGCTCCAGCGGAGGAACTTCCGGCCAGCAGGGGGCAGGAGGCAGCAGCGCTGGAACGGGATCGACCGGAGCGGGATCGACCGGAACGGGAGCCGTGCCGGGCACCATTTCGGAGAACGCCAAGAAAGCAAATCAGCTCTTCCAGCAGTACCGGAAGGATACGGCAAGCGGCAACTACCAGGCTGCTGGCAAGGACCTGACGCAATTAGGCCAGTTGTTGAGTCAGATGCAGAATCAAACCAATTCACAGGGAGCCGCAACAGGCGGGGGAAGCGCCAAGACCGGCAACTCGACTGGCGGGAGCAGTAACACTACCGGCGGACACTCTGGCAACAGTACAACGAACAGCAGCGGGAAGTAA
- a CDS encoding LysR family transcriptional regulator produces the protein MELRQLIYFRTVAQMQHVTRASEHLMVAQSAISRQIQLLEQELGAPLFFREGKRIRLSPLGTRFLPHAERILRNIEQAKAETQSFRNPHAGTIHLGFPHSVGVYYVPRLIAAFQQEFPEVSFDLVQARVSALLSQLRDGDLELAIVTPWDTSVLAERYPGRFLTEEPLFIVLPEQHPLCQRKEIHLSELRDEPFVVFKEGYTLRKMVWDACIEAGFVPRIAFEAEETDTIRAFVQAGLGISVLPPSETAGALGIREVAISNPPLQRAIGMAWWQDSALSAAAKEFVSFASKSVPVFNKRVE, from the coding sequence GTGGAATTGCGTCAACTAATTTATTTTCGCACGGTGGCTCAGATGCAACACGTGACCCGTGCCTCTGAACACCTGATGGTGGCGCAATCTGCAATCAGCCGTCAAATCCAGTTGCTCGAACAGGAACTCGGGGCTCCTTTGTTTTTCAGGGAAGGCAAACGCATTCGGCTGTCTCCTTTAGGTACAAGGTTTCTCCCGCACGCAGAGCGGATTTTGAGAAACATCGAACAGGCCAAGGCCGAAACACAGAGTTTTCGCAACCCGCACGCAGGAACCATTCATTTGGGCTTTCCACACAGTGTGGGCGTTTATTATGTTCCACGACTGATTGCCGCATTTCAACAGGAGTTTCCGGAAGTGTCGTTTGATTTGGTCCAGGCCCGTGTAAGTGCGCTCTTGTCACAACTGCGGGACGGTGATTTGGAACTGGCCATTGTTACACCATGGGATACATCCGTTCTTGCAGAACGATATCCAGGCAGGTTTTTGACAGAAGAGCCCCTTTTCATTGTGTTGCCGGAACAGCACCCCTTGTGTCAGCGCAAAGAAATTCACTTGTCAGAGTTACGGGATGAACCGTTTGTAGTGTTTAAAGAGGGATACACTTTACGTAAGATGGTGTGGGACGCATGCATTGAAGCGGGCTTCGTCCCAAGAATTGCTTTTGAGGCTGAGGAGACGGACACAATCCGGGCTTTTGTCCAGGCAGGTCTCGGCATCAGCGTGCTGCCTCCGTCAGAGACGGCTGGAGCACTGGGTATCCGTGAGGTAGCCATCAGCAATCCGCCGCTTCAGCGGGCGATTGGTATGGCATGGTGGCAGGATTCCGCTTTGTCAGCAGCGGCAAAGGAATTTGTAAGTTTTGCTTCAAAGTCTGTCCCTGTTTTCAACAAACGAGTAGAATAG
- the tadA gene encoding tRNA adenosine(34) deaminase TadA produces MNPLKDEDYMRLALEQAEQAAVLGEVPIGAVVIKDGAVVGSGHNWRETWRDPTAHAELVALQAASRRLGGWRLEGCDLYVTLEPCPMCTGAVMQSRIRRLVYGSADSKGGAVVSKVELLKTGLWNHNPEITGGILADECGMILKDFFRGLRNKPVSDNQS; encoded by the coding sequence ATGAATCCATTGAAAGACGAGGACTACATGCGTCTGGCACTAGAGCAGGCAGAACAAGCGGCCGTCCTTGGCGAAGTTCCCATTGGGGCCGTCGTGATAAAGGACGGTGCGGTGGTTGGAAGCGGGCATAATTGGCGGGAAACATGGCGAGACCCGACGGCGCACGCTGAACTGGTTGCTTTGCAAGCGGCAAGCCGGCGCTTAGGAGGTTGGCGGCTGGAAGGGTGCGACCTGTACGTTACACTTGAACCGTGCCCGATGTGCACAGGAGCTGTCATGCAAAGCCGCATAAGGCGGTTGGTGTATGGCTCTGCAGACAGCAAGGGCGGTGCCGTAGTTTCAAAAGTAGAGTTGCTGAAAACGGGCTTGTGGAACCATAATCCAGAGATTACAGGTGGCATTTTGGCTGACGAATGTGGTATGATACTCAAGGACTTTTTTCGAGGACTGAGAAACAAGCCTGTCTCCGACAATCAGTCCTAA